The following are from one region of the Sulfurimicrobium lacus genome:
- the aceF gene encoding dihydrolipoyllysine-residue acetyltransferase: MSNIKEVRVPDIGNFPEVDVIEVLVKEGDVVKAEDSLITLESDKSTMDIPAPFAGTVKSLRVKVGDKIAEGSLILTMEAAEVVASQPAAAPAPVAAVPQPVAEAKPAAASAPQPPLATRQSTAVVESGGKVHASPSVRAFARELGVDLSLVNGSGPKRRILKEDVQAFVKAELAKPRGAAAGGLNFGLPGLPAVDFSKFGEIEIKPLSRIQKISGANLHRNWVASPHVTQFEEVDITELEAFRKGMLDEAAKQGVKLTLLPFLMKAVLAGLKEFPQFNSSLSEDGDSLVLKKYFHIGFAADTPDGLVVPVVRDVDQKGVMAISQELMTLSGKAREKKIGPTEMQGGCFTISSLGGIGGTYFTPILNSPEVAILGVSRASMKPVWDGKEFVPRLMLPLSLSYDHRVIDGALGARMTSFLSAVLSDVRRLLL, translated from the coding sequence GTGTCAAATATCAAGGAAGTGCGCGTTCCGGACATCGGAAATTTTCCCGAAGTGGACGTGATCGAGGTGCTGGTCAAGGAAGGCGACGTGGTGAAGGCGGAGGATTCGCTCATTACACTGGAGAGCGACAAGTCCACCATGGACATTCCCGCGCCTTTTGCGGGAACGGTGAAATCGTTGCGCGTCAAGGTGGGCGACAAAATTGCCGAAGGCAGCCTGATTCTGACCATGGAAGCAGCTGAAGTCGTGGCGAGCCAGCCTGCTGCTGCACCCGCACCTGTTGCTGCGGTTCCCCAGCCTGTGGCAGAGGCGAAACCGGCGGCTGCATCGGCGCCCCAGCCTCCTCTGGCTACCAGACAATCGACCGCGGTGGTCGAAAGCGGCGGAAAAGTCCACGCGAGTCCCTCCGTACGCGCCTTTGCCCGCGAGTTGGGCGTCGATCTTTCCCTGGTCAACGGCTCAGGCCCCAAGCGCCGCATTCTCAAGGAAGACGTGCAGGCGTTCGTCAAGGCCGAGCTGGCCAAGCCGCGCGGTGCTGCGGCAGGCGGCCTGAATTTCGGTTTGCCCGGCCTGCCCGCGGTGGATTTCTCCAAGTTCGGCGAAATCGAGATCAAGCCCCTGTCGCGGATTCAGAAGATATCCGGCGCCAATCTGCACCGCAACTGGGTTGCCTCGCCGCATGTCACCCAGTTCGAAGAGGTGGATATCACCGAGCTGGAAGCATTCCGCAAGGGCATGCTGGACGAGGCTGCCAAGCAGGGCGTCAAGCTGACCCTGCTGCCCTTCCTGATGAAGGCAGTGCTGGCAGGCCTCAAGGAATTCCCGCAATTCAACTCCTCGCTGAGCGAGGACGGCGACAGCCTGGTGCTGAAGAAGTATTTTCATATCGGCTTCGCGGCCGACACGCCGGACGGACTGGTCGTGCCCGTGGTGCGTGACGTGGACCAGAAAGGTGTGATGGCGATTTCGCAGGAGCTGATGACGCTGTCCGGCAAGGCGCGCGAGAAAAAGATCGGTCCGACCGAAATGCAGGGCGGCTGCTTCACCATTTCCAGCCTGGGCGGCATCGGTGGCACCTATTTCACCCCCATCCTGAACTCCCCTGAAGTCGCCATTCTCGGCGTGTCGCGCGCTTCGATGAAGCCGGTGTGGGATGGCAAGGAATTCGTGCCGCGCCTGATGTTGCCGCTTTCTCTTTCCTATGACCACCGCGTGATCGACGGGGCGCTGGGCGCACGCATGACCTCGTTCCTCTCGGCGGTGCTGTCCGACGTGCGCCGTCTCCTGCTGTAA
- the aceE gene encoding pyruvate dehydrogenase (acetyl-transferring), homodimeric type: MASTPDMDPQETQEWLDAMDAVLELEGAERAHFLLEQMIDKARRSGANLPYSASTAYLNTIPVHQEDTFPGDLALERRIRALIRWNAIATVMQANKKSPGVGGHIASFASAATLYDVGFNHFFHAPDDKHGGDLLYIQGHSSPGIYARAYLEGRLSDEQMKNFRQEVDGGGLPSYPHPWLMPDFWQFPTVSMGLGPLTAIYQARFMKYLNDRGMVNTENRKVWAFLGDGETDEPESLGAISLAGREKLDNLIFVVNCNLQRLDGPVRGNGKIIQELEGVFRGAGWNVIKVVWGRHWDALLAKDTKGLLLKRMEECVDGDYQNYKAKDGAYVRQHFFGKYPELLEMVANMSDEDVWRLNRGGHDPFKVYAAYAAATRHTGQPTVILAKTVKGYGMGESGEGQNVTHQAKKMSDVSLKQFRDRFNIPISDDQLSSVPLYRPAEDSAEMQYLKQRRKDLGGYLPARRQKAAALDVPSLKDFDAILAGTGEREISTTMAFVRVLGTLVKDKVIGKNVVPIVPDEARTFGMEGMFRQLGIYSSQGQLYEPQDADQVMYYREAKTGQILEEGINEAGAFASWVAAATSYSNHGVAMIPFYIYYSMFGFQRIGDLAWLAGDARARGFLLGGTAGRTTLNGEGLQHEDGHSHLQAAMIPNCVSYDPTYAYELAVIIQDGLRRMYKEQEDVYYYLTVMNENYVHPPMPKGVEEGIIKGMYLLKKAGKKKLKVRLMGSGTILREVEAAAELLENDFGVSAEVWSVTSFNELRRDGLDAERWNMLHPEKPQRESYVGKCLKGGKEPVIASTDYMKAYADLIREFVPANYVTLGTDGFGRSDSREKLRRFFEVDRYYVAVAALKALADEGQVPAAKVSEAIKKYGIDPNKPNPVTV; encoded by the coding sequence ATGGCATCAACCCCCGACATGGATCCGCAGGAAACGCAAGAGTGGCTTGACGCCATGGATGCGGTTCTAGAGCTGGAAGGTGCGGAGCGCGCCCATTTTCTGCTGGAGCAGATGATCGACAAGGCGCGACGCAGCGGCGCCAACCTGCCTTATTCCGCCAGCACGGCTTATCTCAACACCATTCCGGTGCATCAGGAAGACACCTTCCCCGGCGATCTCGCGCTGGAACGGCGCATCCGCGCGCTGATCCGCTGGAATGCCATCGCTACCGTGATGCAGGCAAACAAGAAAAGCCCCGGTGTCGGCGGGCATATCGCCAGTTTCGCTTCCGCCGCGACTTTGTATGACGTGGGATTCAACCATTTCTTCCATGCGCCGGACGACAAGCACGGCGGCGACCTGCTGTACATCCAGGGCCATTCCTCGCCAGGAATCTATGCGCGCGCCTACCTGGAAGGCCGCCTGAGCGACGAGCAGATGAAAAATTTCCGCCAGGAAGTGGACGGTGGCGGCCTGCCTTCCTATCCGCACCCCTGGCTGATGCCCGATTTCTGGCAATTCCCCACCGTGTCCATGGGCCTGGGCCCGTTGACCGCGATTTACCAGGCACGCTTCATGAAGTACCTCAACGATCGCGGCATGGTGAATACCGAGAACCGCAAGGTCTGGGCCTTCCTCGGCGACGGCGAGACCGACGAGCCGGAATCTCTGGGCGCGATTTCGCTGGCCGGGCGCGAGAAACTCGACAACCTGATCTTCGTGGTGAACTGCAACCTGCAGCGCCTGGACGGCCCGGTGCGCGGCAACGGCAAAATCATCCAGGAACTCGAAGGCGTATTCCGCGGCGCCGGCTGGAACGTCATCAAGGTGGTGTGGGGGCGTCACTGGGACGCACTGCTGGCGAAGGACACCAAGGGTCTGCTGCTCAAGCGCATGGAAGAGTGCGTGGACGGTGATTACCAGAACTACAAGGCCAAGGACGGCGCCTACGTGCGCCAGCATTTCTTCGGCAAGTATCCGGAGCTGCTGGAAATGGTCGCCAACATGTCGGACGAAGACGTGTGGCGTCTGAATCGCGGCGGTCACGATCCGTTCAAGGTGTACGCGGCTTACGCGGCGGCAACCCGGCACACCGGCCAGCCGACCGTGATCCTTGCCAAGACGGTCAAGGGCTACGGCATGGGCGAGTCCGGCGAAGGCCAGAACGTCACTCACCAGGCGAAGAAAATGTCCGACGTTTCGCTCAAGCAGTTCCGCGACCGTTTCAATATCCCCATTTCCGACGACCAGCTATCCAGCGTGCCGCTTTACCGTCCCGCCGAAGACAGCGCGGAAATGCAGTATCTCAAGCAGCGCCGCAAGGACCTGGGCGGTTACCTGCCGGCGCGCCGTCAGAAAGCAGCCGCGCTCGATGTGCCTTCGCTCAAGGACTTCGATGCCATTCTTGCCGGAACCGGTGAGCGTGAAATCTCCACCACCATGGCCTTCGTGCGCGTGCTCGGCACGCTGGTCAAGGACAAGGTGATCGGCAAGAACGTGGTGCCGATCGTCCCTGACGAGGCGCGTACTTTCGGCATGGAGGGCATGTTCCGCCAGCTCGGCATCTATTCCTCGCAAGGCCAGTTATACGAGCCGCAGGATGCCGACCAGGTGATGTACTACCGCGAAGCCAAGACCGGCCAGATCCTCGAAGAAGGCATCAACGAGGCCGGCGCATTCGCCTCCTGGGTTGCCGCGGCGACCAGCTACAGCAACCACGGCGTGGCGATGATCCCGTTTTACATCTATTACTCGATGTTCGGCTTCCAGCGCATCGGCGACCTCGCCTGGCTGGCGGGCGACGCACGGGCGCGCGGCTTCCTGCTGGGCGGCACGGCGGGGCGCACCACACTCAACGGCGAGGGTTTGCAGCACGAGGACGGCCACAGCCATCTGCAGGCGGCCATGATCCCCAACTGCGTCAGCTACGACCCGACCTACGCTTACGAACTGGCGGTAATCATCCAGGACGGCCTGCGCCGCATGTACAAGGAGCAGGAGGACGTGTACTACTACCTCACGGTGATGAACGAAAACTACGTTCACCCGCCCATGCCCAAGGGTGTGGAAGAGGGCATCATCAAGGGCATGTACCTGCTGAAGAAGGCCGGCAAGAAGAAGCTCAAGGTGCGTCTCATGGGCTCGGGCACCATACTGCGCGAAGTGGAAGCGGCTGCCGAATTGCTGGAAAACGATTTCGGCGTGTCCGCCGAAGTGTGGAGCGTGACCAGCTTCAACGAGTTGCGCCGCGACGGCCTCGATGCAGAGCGCTGGAACATGCTGCATCCGGAAAAGCCGCAGCGCGAGAGCTATGTCGGGAAATGCCTCAAGGGCGGGAAGGAGCCGGTCATCGCCTCCACCGACTACATGAAAGCCTATGCCGACCTGATCCGCGAATTCGTGCCGGCAAACTACGTGACGCTCGGTACCGACGGCTTCGGCCGCAGCGACAGCCGCGAAAAACTGCGCCGCTTCTTCGAAGTGGACCGTTATTACGTCGCGGTGGCTGCGCTCAAGGCATTGGCCGACGAAGGCCAGGTGCCGGCAGCCAAGGTGAGCGAAGCGATCAAGAAATACGGTATCGATCCCAATAAACCCAATCCGGTGACGGTGTAA